A single window of Ovis aries strain OAR_USU_Benz2616 breed Rambouillet chromosome 24, ARS-UI_Ramb_v3.0, whole genome shotgun sequence DNA harbors:
- the LOC105604613 gene encoding uncharacterized protein LOC105604613, translating to MWGRRSFPLWALDPGRTVNLESGPGGLTVIENLHLNRGSEGASQASETVSVTLVMLPEAVCRGFGRLTLVLIELHPSPGLENRQRGFCWGPWGVSWGAEGELLQQLLLAPGCPRPAAWLNISQGPRAGRPLCPDGCLVAQDEAHRPGTGQGRGRALHWSVLRRRNSSQRTREDPARLSWDVDGSADSPRKSPPQLLPVPLAPRPFLLPGGLTAQEGIKGPEEGAQARDSQHQDGTTGLHRPGKALPPPCLGPRGQGRPLSEMGWPVLFSPGALDSPARSHAAVADPRPPVEPHLLETFGPGGGTYFSTSRDFQTISPGFESLRVILAVLEGETLLLLE from the exons ATGTGGGGCCGCCGCTCTTTCCCCCTGTGGGCCTTGGATCCTGGCAGGACTGTGAACTTGGAGTCAGG TCCAGGAGGCTTGACGGTGATAGAAAACCTGCATCTCAATCGGGGCTCCGAAGGAGCCAGCCAGGCGAGTGAGACCGTCTCAGTGACTCTGGTGATG CTTCCAGAGGCTGTTTGCAGAGGATTCGGAAGACTGACACTTGTGCTTATAGAACTCCACCCCAGCCCCGGCCTGGAAAACAGACAAAGAGGGTTCTGTTGGGGCCCGTGGGGGGTGTCCTGGGGGGCGGAGGGAGAGCTCCTCCAGCAGCTCCTCTTGGCCCCTGGCTGCCCACGCCCCGCTGCTTGGCTGAATATCTCTCAAGGCCCCAGGGCTGGCCGGCCCCTGTGCCCTGACGGGTGTCTGGTGGCCCAGGACGAGGCCCACCGCCCAGGGACAGGACAGGGGAGGGGCCGGGCGCTGCACTGGTCAGTGCTGCGGAGGAGAAACAGCTCACAGCGCACACGCGAGGACCCTGCACGGCTCAGCTGGGACGTGG ACGGCTCTGCGGATTCCCCCAGGAAGAGCCCTCCCCAGCTCCTTCCTGTCCCACTGGCCCCTCGACCGTTCCTCCTGCCGGGGGGCCTCACGGCCCAGGAGGGTATAAAGGGCCCAGAGGAGGGTGCCCAGGCACGAGACTCCCAGCACCAGGACGGGACTACAGGACTCCACAGGCCCGGTAAGGCCCTGCCCCCACCATGCTTGGGCCCACGAGGTCAGGGGAGGCCCCTCTCTGAGATGGGATGGCCTGTCCTCTTCTCCCCAGGAGCCCTGGACTCTCCAGCCAGAAGCCATGCTGCTGTGGCTGACCCTCGCCCTCCTGTGGAGCCCCACCTGCTGG AGACATTTGGGCCTGGAGGAGGTACCTATTTCAGTACCTCTAGAGACTTCCAGACAATATCACCGGGATTTGAGAGTTTACGGGTCATTTTGGCTGTGTTAGAAG GTGAGACACTGCTCCTCCTGGAGTAA